CCGGCAGTTAAGTAGCGTAACATCGCTGGCCCTCCTTTTGGGATTTGTCACATTATACTACAAACTACGATCATTGTGATGTACTTTACCTAGATACATGAAGAAATGAGATTGAACTACACAGGAGGTTGCATACATCCCCTCCCGTGTACGTGTACTCAGAAACACATATAGGTTAAGAAAGTCGACCTAAAAAGCTCCCTAATACTTTTTTAGCGCTTGTGACGTCCTCTAAGTGCACCATTTGCGATGGCGTCCCGACATAACGTGCGGGAACAACTAAGCCACAAGTAGGAATGCCATCTTGAGTAAGAAAAATAGCACCTGCATCGCTTGTCGTTCGCGGTGACACCTCAATTTGATAAGAAGCTTCGACTGCTTTCGCTGCATCTACTAACTGATCACGCCATTTTGGAGCTACGACCATTCCTGCATCAAGAACTTTAATACCAACACCTTGACCTAAGGAAAGTGCTAGTCTCTCGGATTTAGGTGTATCACCAGTAGGACTTACATCAAGAACTACAGCAACAGATGGGTGAATACGATGCCCAGCAACTTTCGCCCCACGTGACCCTACTTCTTTTTGTACAGAAAATACACCTACAATTGTGTGGTTACTCTGTGCATGTTGCAAGGCATCGATTAATAACGCGCATCCTACGCGGTTATCGAGTGCATGACCAACCAAAAGTTGCTCAGAAACTTCGTCAAAACCATAGGCGAACGTTGCAGCATCTCCTATCTCAACAAACTCTTGCGCAGTTGATTGGCTATTGGCTCCAATATCCACAAAAAGATGTGAAAACTCTAAATCCTTCATAGCAATTCCGTGCTCCGCACCAACAATACCTCTTCTTCCCGTGCGTGCAAATACCACGCGTGCCCCAACGAGAGCCGAGGGACGCAACGGTCCTAGCGGAGATATTCTCAAAAAACCTACATCATCAATGTCGATCACACTAAGAGCCGGTTCATCCATATGTGCCACGATCATGACTGTTTTTTCATGTGTACTCGATGATCCCTTTTTAATTGCGTAGAGATTGCCAAGTACATCTTCATAGCATTCATCTACAAAAGGACGAATAAGTTCTTCAATCACATTTTTTACAGGGAGTTCATACCCGGATGGACCTGATGGAATAGTAAGTGTATGAATGAGATCTTTCATTATGCAGTAAAACCTCCTTGTTCAATGCTGCGAAGTACAGCTTCTAAAAGTTCTACAGTATGATCATAATCGTCAAGGCTAATCATTTGCGATGGTGCATGAATATAGCGAGTAGGTACACTAATAGCCGCACTGACTATTCCCATCCCCGTGAGATGAATGGCTCCAATATCGTTTGCACCACCTACTGTTCTGCGTAGCTGTACGGGAATACCTGCTTGCTTACCAACCTTTATAATGTGCTCTCTAAACGCACGATGTCCGATCGTGCGGGCGTCAACTACCGAAACTGCTGGGCCTGCTCCTTGAATCGTTGATTGACCATGTGAAGGTGTCTCGATAACATCAAAACAAACTGTGCCTTCAATAACAATTGAAAGATCAGGCTGTACCCGATAAGCCACAGGACCCGCGCCACGTAAACCTGTTTCTTCTTGAACGGTAAAGGCGTAAACGATAGGCAAGTCAAATTGTTTCTTTAACGTCTCGACAAGTACAGCACATCCCACTCGATCATCGAAGGATTTGGATTTCGCACGACGATCTCCCACTTCCTCATACGTAGTAGCAAATATAGCAAGATCACCTGGTGCCACATATTTTTCCGCTTCTTCTCGTGAGTGAGCTCCAATGTCGATATACAATTGATTCAATTCTAGTGGGTGTTCGCGTTCTTGTGGCTGTTGTAAATGCACAGCTTTTGATCCAATCACGCCAAACATTCTTTTTTTACCAACTAGTACAGGTTTAGACACTAAGATGCGCGGATCTACGCCACCCAACGGACGAAAGCGCAATAAACCATGATCATCGATGTCTACAATCATAAATCCAACTTCGTCCATATGTGCTGCAAGTAAAATCTTAGGTCCTTTTGCTTTGGGATTAGTCTCTACAATTAATGTACCTAATGCGTCTGTGTAGATGTTTTCGCTGTATGATTTGACCTCTTCATAGATGACTTGACGAATCTCATCTTCAAATCCAGAGGGTCCGGATGCCTCTGTTAATCGTTTAAGTAACATGTGAGCCCCTCCACAAACGCAGCGTCAATTTTCGCAATAAAGCGTGCTAGTAAAACACCGGTAAGCCGTACGTCCTCAAAATCAAGCGTTTCTACTGATGTATGCATATAGCGAAGTGGGATAGACAGAAGTGCAGTAGGAATGCCCACTTGAACAATTTGCATAGGATCTGCATCCGTCCATGTAGGACCTTGACTCACTTCAATTTGTAATGGGATGTTTTCTAATTGTGCGATCTCTTTTAACGCGGTAAAAAGTTTCGGA
This sequence is a window from Sulfoacidibacillus ferrooxidans. Protein-coding genes within it:
- a CDS encoding M42 family metallopeptidase, encoding MLLKRLTEASGPSGFEDEIRQVIYEEVKSYSENIYTDALGTLIVETNPKAKGPKILLAAHMDEVGFMIVDIDDHGLLRFRPLGGVDPRILVSKPVLVGKKRMFGVIGSKAVHLQQPQEREHPLELNQLYIDIGAHSREEAEKYVAPGDLAIFATTYEEVGDRRAKSKSFDDRVGCAVLVETLKKQFDLPIVYAFTVQEETGLRGAGPVAYRVQPDLSIVIEGTVCFDVIETPSHGQSTIQGAGPAVSVVDARTIGHRAFREHIIKVGKQAGIPVQLRRTVGGANDIGAIHLTGMGIVSAAISVPTRYIHAPSQMISLDDYDHTVELLEAVLRSIEQGGFTA
- a CDS encoding M42 family metallopeptidase; translation: MKDLIHTLTIPSGPSGYELPVKNVIEELIRPFVDECYEDVLGNLYAIKKGSSSTHEKTVMIVAHMDEPALSVIDIDDVGFLRISPLGPLRPSALVGARVVFARTGRRGIVGAEHGIAMKDLEFSHLFVDIGANSQSTAQEFVEIGDAATFAYGFDEVSEQLLVGHALDNRVGCALLIDALQHAQSNHTIVGVFSVQKEVGSRGAKVAGHRIHPSVAVVLDVSPTGDTPKSERLALSLGQGVGIKVLDAGMVVAPKWRDQLVDAAKAVEASYQIEVSPRTTSDAGAIFLTQDGIPTCGLVVPARYVGTPSQMVHLEDVTSAKKVLGSFLGRLS